In Thermodesulfobacteriota bacterium, the following are encoded in one genomic region:
- a CDS encoding alpha-amylase family glycosyl hydrolase, giving the protein MTKFHTPDWVKDAVFYQIFPDRFAKSSRVQKPSNLEPWDSRPTRHGFKGGDLLGVLEKLEYLQDLGINAIYLNPVFKSAANHRYHTYDYFNVDPLLGGNGSLRALLDEAHGRGIRIILDGVFNHASRGFYKFHHILENGPSSPYIDWFIIKKFPVDAYNENREPNYAAWWGLHALPKFNVKNPAVREFLCSVARYWIDFGIDGWRLDIPEEIRDPSFWQEFRRKVKSSNPDAYLVGEIWHVAKEWLQGDRFDAVMNYLLNKACLGFFIDKEVDEAFVRGMGYAPIPRLDSEHFAETIDRLLNLYDHEVNNSLLNLLSSHDTARFLTIARGDDCALRLAILFLMTFPGIPCIYYGDEIGMEGGRDPDCRRSFPWDRGEWNNNLLEYFKRCISLRIKYPSLRRGDFKKLYAKEDVYAFSRRLGDETLIVALNVAEVIRAPKIQIDDFLPEGSVLRKIWDSSTISVYNGFLNGLALSPRSGSVLLVEKIGNRISESEN; this is encoded by the coding sequence ATGACTAAATTCCATACCCCAGATTGGGTTAAGGACGCGGTATTTTATCAGATATTTCCCGATCGCTTTGCAAAGAGCTCAAGAGTTCAAAAACCCTCCAATCTTGAACCGTGGGATTCGCGACCGACAAGACATGGTTTTAAGGGAGGTGATCTCTTGGGTGTTCTTGAAAAATTAGAGTACTTGCAGGATTTGGGGATCAATGCAATCTATTTGAACCCTGTTTTCAAGTCTGCTGCAAATCATCGTTATCATACATATGATTATTTTAATGTAGATCCGCTTCTTGGTGGCAATGGATCGCTTCGTGCATTGCTTGACGAGGCCCATGGACGGGGGATTAGAATAATCTTGGATGGAGTTTTCAATCACGCTAGTAGAGGATTTTACAAATTTCACCATATACTTGAGAATGGTCCTAGTTCACCATACATCGACTGGTTTATCATAAAGAAATTTCCTGTAGATGCTTACAACGAAAATCGAGAACCAAACTATGCAGCCTGGTGGGGGCTACATGCTCTGCCGAAATTTAATGTCAAGAATCCGGCTGTTAGAGAGTTTTTATGTAGTGTTGCCCGATACTGGATTGATTTTGGTATTGATGGATGGAGACTGGATATTCCAGAGGAGATTCGCGATCCCTCGTTTTGGCAGGAATTCAGGAGAAAGGTTAAATCTTCAAATCCTGATGCTTATCTGGTGGGCGAAATATGGCATGTAGCAAAAGAATGGCTTCAGGGTGACAGATTCGATGCGGTGATGAACTACCTTTTAAACAAGGCATGCCTCGGTTTTTTTATCGATAAAGAAGTTGATGAGGCTTTTGTAAGAGGTATGGGTTATGCACCTATACCACGCCTTGACTCTGAGCACTTTGCAGAAACAATAGATCGTCTTCTGAATCTCTATGACCATGAAGTCAACAATTCGCTACTTAACCTGCTGAGTTCTCATGACACAGCTCGCTTCCTAACAATTGCCCGAGGGGATGATTGTGCATTGCGTCTGGCGATCCTATTTTTAATGACTTTCCCTGGTATCCCTTGCATATATTACGGTGATGAAATCGGGATGGAAGGTGGGCGTGATCCAGACTGTCGTAGATCATTTCCCTGGGATAGGGGCGAATGGAACAATAATTTGCTGGAATATTTTAAGCGTTGTATATCACTAAGAATTAAATATCCTTCACTTCGCCGTGGTGATTTCAAAAAGCTTTACGCCAAAGAGGATGTTTATGCTTTTTCTCGGCGATTAGGGGACGAGACTTTAATCGTAGCCCTTAATGTTGCCGAGGTAATTCGTGCCCCCAAGATACAGATAGATGACTTTCTCCCCGAAGGATCTGTACTCCGTAAAATTTGGGATAGTTCTACAATTAGCGTTTATAATGGCTTTTTGAACGGACTTGCGCTATCCCCTAGGTCTGGATCTGTCTTACTCGTCGAGAAAATTGGCAATAGAATCTCGGAATCCGAGAATTAG
- a CDS encoding glutathione synthase, producing MRIGFVVNDIMTEEAGYTTTRLAIAAKNRGHDAWVMGVADLAYDPDEKIHARARSAPKQNYKSREIYLSDLQGKKAKSERITVDDLDVLMLRNDPSTDAISRPWAQNAGIIFGRVAMRHGVIVLNDPNGLSKALNKMYFQLFPAEVRPKTLITRDGDEIKKFVKDLGGTAVLKPLQGSGGTGVFLVRPEDRPNLNQMIESLNRDGYIIVQEYLPAAIEGDIRLFVMNGRPLRYQGKYAAFRRARTGDDMRSNIHAGGRKREADITKTHLKLVEMVRPKLVQDGMFLVGLDIVGDKLMEINVFSPGGLGSAQSFEKVNFNNVVIDALERKVDYMKFYRRNFDNIEMATL from the coding sequence ATGAGAATAGGATTTGTCGTTAATGACATCATGACTGAAGAGGCGGGGTATACAACAACACGCTTGGCCATAGCAGCTAAAAACCGCGGTCACGATGCCTGGGTGATGGGCGTTGCCGATTTAGCTTACGATCCTGACGAGAAAATCCACGCCAGAGCCAGATCGGCCCCAAAGCAAAATTACAAATCCAGGGAGATTTACCTGTCTGATCTTCAGGGCAAAAAGGCAAAGTCTGAGCGGATCACAGTCGATGATCTGGATGTTCTGATGCTTCGAAATGATCCATCAACTGACGCCATTTCTCGCCCCTGGGCGCAAAACGCCGGAATCATCTTCGGACGGGTTGCCATGAGGCATGGTGTAATAGTACTAAACGATCCAAATGGCTTGTCAAAGGCATTGAACAAGATGTATTTTCAGCTATTCCCCGCTGAGGTAAGGCCAAAAACATTGATTACTAGAGATGGGGACGAGATCAAGAAATTTGTTAAAGATCTCGGAGGCACCGCTGTCCTGAAACCCTTACAGGGCTCTGGCGGTACAGGAGTTTTTCTGGTTAGACCCGAAGACCGCCCAAACCTAAATCAAATGATTGAGTCACTCAATCGAGACGGATATATAATCGTGCAGGAATATTTACCCGCAGCAATCGAAGGCGACATCCGTCTCTTTGTGATGAACGGTCGCCCACTTCGTTATCAAGGTAAATACGCCGCATTCAGACGTGCACGAACCGGTGACGATATGAGGAGCAACATCCACGCTGGAGGGAGGAAGCGAGAAGCTGACATAACCAAAACACATCTTAAATTGGTGGAAATGGTTCGGCCTAAACTTGTTCAGGATGGGATGTTTTTGGTTGGCCTGGACATAGTGGGCGATAAGTTGATGGAAATAAACGTATTCAGTCCTGGTGGACTTGGTAGTGCCCAGTCCTTTGAAAAGGTAAATTTCAATAATGTAGTGATCGATGCTTTAGAGCGAAAAGTAGACTATATGAAATTCTATCGTCGCAATTTTGATAATATTGAGATGGCAACCCTTTGA
- a CDS encoding flavohemoglobin expression-modulating QEGLA motif protein: MTGLIESKTGIITDRFINTICERLASNKPVRRRLPVNGRIHIDGQLPFLCIYRIPPARNDKGTRRLVLGEASYLIAPGKRSYHGSLSKLVWNVVNTLSSQFGAFLVVEIWSSSDNFNGRSQLERLKPGSRIFTREPKMGSLNTTIESLEKGLKRIRILKESAAVEVIHGEKEHPPSLKPLIDRTKALKTGCKLIGLQIRPVYRNRKSGKIYPLVLQNLHHGIARALKEAFFEFTRTNTTRRPKHYHVLGRGAVVKTVKEVDHKLTEVSNAFDFLLQVTPINSEQAWLAFKRKKFEREPTFYYRPRPFDPALLKRKLYSIRIERVEDPTLAHLFKDKVAELDRQISMINDRGTRRFLYGSMQLYGGTEKEITKFANIILNHIPPRSREKSPGRILDAEEFARYAAIEIEYYRRIYPKFAAKVQIRDDISSGLMVSRGDLLIGSKTSIHPSRVEALIQHEVGTHLLTYYNGKAQPFRQLYTGLPGYEELQEGLAVVSEYLVGGLSKPRLRILAGRVLAVRCLVEGATFVDTFRKLDIDYGFEQRTAFIITLRVYRGGGLTKDAIYLRGLKNLLDYLKLGGELEPLFIGKISANHLPIIEELQYRKVLKSAPLKPRYLTNPKASERLERLRGGLSLLELIERRKT; this comes from the coding sequence TTGACTGGTCTGATAGAATCCAAGACAGGCATAATTACCGATCGTTTTATCAACACAATATGTGAAAGGTTAGCCAGCAACAAACCGGTTCGACGTAGACTGCCCGTCAACGGTCGTATTCACATAGACGGGCAGCTTCCTTTCTTATGTATCTATCGAATCCCACCCGCTAGGAATGACAAAGGAACACGACGTCTTGTATTAGGAGAAGCTTCATACTTGATTGCGCCTGGAAAAAGATCGTATCATGGTAGCTTATCTAAACTAGTCTGGAATGTCGTAAATACCCTTTCCTCACAATTCGGTGCCTTCCTTGTCGTGGAAATCTGGTCTTCAAGCGATAACTTTAACGGTAGATCTCAACTGGAAAGGTTAAAACCGGGTTCACGAATATTTACGAGGGAGCCCAAGATGGGTTCTCTAAATACCACAATTGAAAGCCTAGAAAAGGGGCTTAAAAGAATCCGAATACTCAAAGAGTCCGCGGCTGTTGAGGTTATACATGGGGAAAAAGAACACCCTCCAAGTCTAAAACCTCTTATAGATCGAACCAAAGCTTTGAAAACCGGCTGTAAATTGATTGGACTTCAAATAAGACCGGTTTATCGTAATAGAAAATCAGGAAAGATTTACCCCCTGGTGCTACAGAACCTCCACCATGGCATCGCCAGGGCTCTCAAAGAGGCATTCTTCGAATTCACAAGAACCAATACTACTCGCCGTCCCAAACACTACCATGTTTTAGGTCGCGGGGCAGTCGTGAAGACAGTCAAAGAAGTAGACCATAAACTAACCGAAGTGAGCAACGCATTTGATTTCCTACTTCAAGTAACACCTATTAATTCCGAGCAAGCTTGGTTAGCGTTCAAAAGGAAGAAATTTGAGCGAGAACCCACGTTTTACTATCGACCGAGACCATTCGACCCAGCTCTATTGAAGCGAAAACTCTACTCTATCCGTATTGAGAGGGTTGAAGACCCGACGCTAGCGCATCTCTTCAAAGACAAGGTAGCCGAACTCGATAGACAGATTTCGATGATAAATGATCGCGGGACTAGGCGTTTTCTGTACGGGAGCATGCAGCTTTATGGTGGAACAGAAAAAGAAATCACTAAATTTGCAAATATTATTTTAAACCACATCCCTCCAAGAAGCCGCGAGAAATCGCCAGGGAGAATTTTAGATGCGGAGGAATTTGCAAGATACGCTGCTATTGAAATCGAATACTACCGTCGAATCTACCCCAAATTTGCCGCCAAAGTACAGATCAGGGATGATATATCTTCTGGACTCATGGTCTCTAGGGGTGACTTGCTAATCGGTAGTAAGACCAGTATTCATCCTTCTAGAGTTGAGGCCCTAATACAGCATGAGGTCGGTACCCATCTTCTAACATATTACAACGGCAAAGCCCAGCCATTTCGCCAGCTTTATACTGGTTTACCTGGTTATGAAGAACTCCAAGAAGGTCTTGCGGTAGTCTCTGAGTATCTCGTTGGTGGATTAAGCAAACCACGCCTAAGGATTCTTGCGGGTCGCGTGTTAGCAGTCAGGTGCTTAGTCGAAGGTGCAACATTTGTCGATACTTTTAGAAAGCTTGATATTGACTATGGTTTTGAGCAACGAACCGCGTTTATTATTACATTAAGGGTTTACAGGGGTGGAGGATTAACTAAAGATGCGATATATCTCAGGGGTCTTAAAAATTTGTTGGATTACCTGAAACTCGGTGGCGAGCTAGAACCCCTGTTTATTGGTAAGATTTCGGCAAATCATCTCCCCATTATAGAAGAGCTTCAATATCGTAAGGTGCTTAAATCTGCTCCACTGAAACCCCGGTATTTGACTAATCCAAAGGCAAGTGAGCGGCTTGAGCGTTTACGGGGTGGCCTTTCACTTTTAGAACTTATTGAAAGGAGGAAAACATAA
- a CDS encoding N-formylglutamate amidohydrolase, translated as MNETLWKLTVGENPLVATAIHNGHDTREEIAELLALDESSRLREEDPFTGEWTVIADTQFVAFRSRFEVDLNRQREKAVYINPEDAWGLNIWKRKPSNEIVQRSLKEYDTFHKEMKNLFSDLVSKFDRFVVFDLHTYNHRRNGPNGPPSNPEENPEVNIGTGTMDRNFWSPIVDRFITDLRNFNFLGRDLDVRENVRFRGGNFPRWIHENFPKTGCALAIEFKKFFMDEWTGIPDNMQLDTICNALKSTVPGILEELEKF; from the coding sequence TTGAACGAAACCTTATGGAAATTAACTGTAGGTGAAAATCCGCTAGTCGCAACAGCAATTCATAACGGTCATGATACAAGAGAAGAAATTGCAGAGCTGCTCGCATTGGACGAGTCCTCAAGACTTCGTGAAGAAGACCCTTTCACAGGAGAATGGACTGTAATAGCTGACACCCAATTTGTGGCCTTTCGATCGAGATTTGAGGTAGATCTGAACCGTCAAAGAGAGAAAGCAGTTTACATTAACCCTGAAGATGCTTGGGGATTAAACATATGGAAAAGAAAACCATCAAATGAAATTGTCCAACGTTCACTTAAAGAATACGATACCTTCCACAAAGAGATGAAGAATTTATTTTCTGACTTAGTTAGCAAATTCGACCGCTTTGTCGTTTTTGACCTACATACCTACAATCACAGACGTAATGGGCCAAACGGACCACCATCAAACCCTGAGGAAAATCCCGAGGTCAACATTGGAACAGGAACTATGGATCGTAATTTCTGGTCTCCAATAGTAGATCGCTTTATCACCGATCTCAGAAACTTTAATTTTTTAGGTAGAGACCTCGACGTTCGGGAGAATGTTAGGTTTCGGGGAGGGAATTTCCCCCGATGGATTCATGAGAATTTCCCAAAAACGGGGTGTGCCTTAGCAATCGAATTCAAAAAGTTTTTCATGGACGAATGGACAGGTATTCCAGACAATATGCAGCTAGACACAATTTGTAATGCCCTAAAATCGACAGTACCAGGAATTTTAGAGGAGCTTGAGAAATTTTGA
- a CDS encoding PspC domain-containing protein, translating to MKKIYRSKKDKMIAGICGGLGEMFEIDPTLIRLGLVFIGLVTGIVPLVIAYILGWIIIPENPE from the coding sequence ATGAAAAAAATCTATCGGTCAAAAAAGGATAAAATGATTGCCGGAATATGTGGCGGCTTGGGCGAAATGTTCGAGATAGATCCGACACTCATAAGGCTCGGGCTCGTTTTTATAGGTTTGGTTACAGGCATCGTACCACTTGTCATCGCCTATATTCTCGGTTGGATAATTATCCCTGAAAACCCGGAATAG
- a CDS encoding methyltransferase domain-containing protein: MTWNPECYCKFQRERFEPFNDLLKLVVIKAGMNVVDLGCGTGEITNKVADRLPSSSVLGIDSSPEMLNSAKRLERPGLSFKLCSIEDISGKWDLIFSNAAIHWVENHEELIPRLFSWLQSGGQIVIQVPSNHLHPTQTLLREIAGEKPFKKVLNGWVRNSPVLSISEYAESLYQSGGKGIVIFEKVYPHVLNDVDAIIDWMRGSVLIPYLDRLPMELQESFIELYRERLLEKWPKGPVFFPYQRILFAATHP, from the coding sequence ATGACCTGGAATCCGGAGTGTTACTGCAAATTCCAGAGAGAGAGATTTGAGCCATTCAACGACCTTCTAAAACTTGTAGTAATAAAAGCGGGCATGAATGTGGTGGACCTGGGCTGTGGTACAGGCGAGATCACCAATAAGGTTGCTGATAGACTACCTAGCAGTAGTGTCTTGGGGATAGATTCATCCCCTGAGATGTTAAATAGCGCAAAAAGGTTGGAGCGTCCAGGTCTAAGTTTCAAATTGTGCTCTATAGAAGATATCTCTGGCAAATGGGATTTGATTTTTTCAAACGCAGCCATCCACTGGGTCGAAAATCACGAGGAACTAATACCTAGGCTTTTCTCATGGCTTCAGTCCGGTGGGCAAATTGTTATACAAGTTCCCTCAAACCATCTCCACCCGACTCAAACGTTACTAAGGGAAATCGCGGGAGAAAAACCGTTTAAAAAAGTGCTTAATGGATGGGTAAGAAATTCGCCTGTCCTCTCAATTAGTGAATATGCAGAGTCTCTATATCAGAGTGGGGGGAAGGGTATTGTTATTTTCGAAAAGGTTTATCCTCATGTTCTGAATGATGTTGATGCCATTATAGATTGGATGCGTGGGTCAGTGTTGATTCCTTATCTTGATCGTTTACCAATGGAGTTGCAGGAAAGCTTTATCGAATTATACAGAGAAAGACTATTGGAGAAGTGGCCTAAGGGCCCCGTTTTTTTCCCATATCAAAGAATATTATTTGCTGCAACTCATCCTTAA
- a CDS encoding glutaminyl-peptide cyclotransferase, protein MNRPFSSIKLIAVGFFLCSFSNLHGSVSVADSDNKSINEVPVYGYKIVNSYPHDPEAFTQGLVYEDGFIYEGTGLHGRSSLRKVELETGRILQNHNLPDQYFGEGLTIHGDKITQLTWRSNVGFVYDKGNFTLIEKFNYPTEGWGITHDDKNVIMSDGSDTLYFLDPITHKETNRVKVRYEGRPVTRLNELEYIHGEIFANIWFTDIIARISPKTGKVMGWIDLRGLSDDFGPRRSNQVLNGIAYDDKGDRLFVTGKLWPKIYEIKLERVD, encoded by the coding sequence ATGAATCGTCCTTTTTCATCAATTAAATTAATAGCAGTTGGATTTTTTTTGTGTTCCTTCTCAAATCTTCATGGGTCAGTAAGTGTTGCAGATTCAGATAATAAGTCTATCAATGAAGTCCCGGTCTACGGGTATAAGATAGTTAATTCATATCCACATGATCCCGAAGCCTTTACGCAAGGATTAGTATACGAAGATGGATTTATATATGAAGGAACGGGTTTGCACGGAAGATCATCATTACGAAAGGTCGAGTTGGAAACCGGTCGTATATTGCAGAATCACAATTTGCCAGATCAGTATTTCGGTGAAGGCCTGACAATTCATGGTGATAAAATAACTCAGTTGACCTGGAGATCAAATGTAGGGTTTGTATATGATAAGGGAAATTTTACATTAATTGAGAAGTTTAACTATCCCACTGAAGGTTGGGGTATTACCCATGACGACAAGAATGTAATCATGAGCGATGGTTCAGATACCTTATATTTCCTGGATCCAATTACACATAAAGAGACCAACAGAGTAAAGGTGAGGTATGAAGGCCGCCCGGTTACTAGGCTAAATGAATTGGAATATATCCATGGTGAGATATTTGCCAATATCTGGTTTACGGACATTATCGCAAGGATATCACCCAAGACTGGAAAAGTAATGGGATGGATAGATCTGAGAGGCCTCTCCGATGATTTTGGTCCCAGGAGAAGCAACCAAGTTTTGAATGGGATTGCTTACGACGATAAGGGTGATCGATTGTTTGTAACCGGAAAGCTATGGCCAAAGATATATGAAATCAAGCTTGAGCGAGTCGACTGA
- the budA gene encoding acetolactate decarboxylase: MDKLSSRLLSLLIIIILVSYACPEASENNIHTDKDIIFQASTLTALSEGVFEGNLSVGELRKLGNFGLGTFNGLDGEMIELDGNVYQIRDDGIAYPVKNSMKTPFSVVTLFDIDRRINVRNPLDCDKLERVIDKFLPTKNIFYAIKVSGLFENVRVRSIPKQYEPFPTLAQALKGETTFELHSVMGTLVGLRFPSYVNGVNVPGYHFHFITDDRKAGGHVLECKAQNVKVDVDYSYQLNIKLPDTQGFYKFVQ, from the coding sequence TTGGACAAGTTATCTAGTCGACTATTATCATTATTAATAATAATTATTTTGGTAAGTTATGCTTGTCCGGAGGCCAGTGAGAACAATATCCACACAGATAAAGATATTATATTTCAAGCTTCAACTTTGACCGCTCTTTCCGAGGGCGTCTTTGAGGGAAATCTATCTGTCGGAGAGTTAAGGAAATTGGGAAACTTTGGCTTAGGGACCTTTAATGGACTCGATGGAGAGATGATCGAACTGGATGGTAACGTCTATCAAATAAGAGATGACGGAATAGCATATCCAGTGAAGAATTCAATGAAAACACCATTTTCAGTAGTCACATTATTCGATATAGATAGGAGGATTAATGTAAGGAACCCTTTAGATTGTGACAAGCTCGAAAGGGTCATAGATAAATTTCTTCCGACAAAAAATATTTTCTATGCAATAAAGGTCTCAGGGTTATTCGAAAATGTTAGGGTCCGTAGTATTCCTAAACAGTATGAACCATTTCCTACACTTGCCCAAGCTCTAAAAGGAGAAACAACATTTGAGCTTCATTCCGTAATGGGCACACTTGTGGGCTTACGATTCCCCTCGTATGTTAATGGAGTAAATGTCCCGGGCTACCATTTTCATTTTATTACTGATGATAGAAAAGCGGGGGGGCATGTTCTTGAGTGCAAGGCTCAGAATGTTAAGGTTGATGTAGATTATTCTTACCAGCTAAATATCAAGCTCCCCGACACTCAAGGGTTTTATAAGTTTGTTCAGTAA
- a CDS encoding cupredoxin domain-containing protein, producing the protein MECCVKNSYYNLRLGISDICFKKIELIDQVGNTYEFGRISFFVLAALISTIINGFTSAFTEESKPAEARISQDGIQRAEIIVDSYGFEPNHILVVVGKPVELDLRSVTSVIPHNFSIDHPEAGMDIDQNIPHGKDVKVTFVPTKTGSYEFYCDKKGLFGSHRKKGMEGIIEVKE; encoded by the coding sequence ATGGAATGTTGTGTTAAAAATAGTTACTATAATCTACGATTAGGAATTAGTGATATTTGTTTTAAAAAAATCGAATTGATCGATCAGGTGGGTAACACGTACGAATTTGGAAGAATATCATTCTTTGTTTTGGCGGCCTTGATCTCCACTATTATTAATGGCTTTACCAGCGCATTTACTGAGGAGTCGAAGCCAGCAGAGGCAAGGATTTCTCAAGATGGCATCCAGAGGGCAGAGATTATTGTTGATAGTTACGGCTTTGAGCCAAATCATATACTGGTAGTTGTGGGAAAGCCTGTAGAACTTGATTTAAGAAGCGTTACCAGCGTTATTCCTCATAATTTTAGTATTGATCATCCTGAGGCCGGAATGGATATAGATCAAAATATACCTCATGGCAAGGATGTCAAAGTCACATTTGTCCCAACAAAGACGGGAAGCTATGAGTTTTATTGCGATAAAAAGGGGTTGTTTGGAAGTCATCGTAAAAAGGGTATGGAGGGAATAATAGAGGTAAAAGAATAG
- a CDS encoding thiol-disulfide oxidoreductase DCC family protein, translating into MQEIRTNGHENEEGMPNPIVLFDGVCNLCSSVVRFTILRDPDRIFRFASLQSEVGHFFLNKFGLSTEDFDSFVLIEGDKFFLRSTAVLSFCRRLKGLWPLLYLLIIIPRPIRDFVYNIVAENRYRWFGKKEECFIPSADIRNRFL; encoded by the coding sequence ATGCAAGAAATTCGAACAAATGGTCACGAAAACGAAGAGGGAATGCCGAATCCTATTGTCTTGTTTGATGGGGTTTGCAACTTGTGCAGTTCAGTGGTGAGATTCACCATTTTGAGAGACCCAGATCGAATATTCAGATTTGCATCATTGCAGTCCGAGGTTGGCCACTTTTTTTTAAATAAATTTGGTCTTTCAACTGAGGATTTTGATTCCTTTGTTCTGATCGAGGGAGATAAATTTTTTTTAAGGTCGACAGCAGTATTGTCCTTTTGTAGAAGGTTGAAGGGACTGTGGCCCCTTCTATATCTATTGATCATAATACCTAGACCAATAAGGGATTTTGTTTATAATATTGTCGCTGAAAACAGATACAGATGGTTTGGAAAAAAGGAAGAGTGTTTCATCCCTTCTGCTGATATAAGAAATAGATTTCTCTAA